A DNA window from Staphylococcus warneri contains the following coding sequences:
- a CDS encoding heptaprenylglyceryl phosphate synthase, with translation MYDIKQWRHVFKLDPAKPISDDDLDAIGMSNTDAIIIGGTDNVTEDNVIHLMSRVRRYPLPLVLEISNLESVMPGFDFYFVPTVLNSNNVKYHNEMLLEALKEFGHVINFEEVVFEGYLVLNENSKVAQKTKANTQLDIDDVDSYALMANELYRFPIMYLEYSGEYGDVEKVKSVANTLTTTQLFYGGGITSLSQAKEMAEFADTIVVGDIVYQDIKKALKTVKIKESSK, from the coding sequence ATGTATGATATTAAACAATGGCGTCATGTATTTAAATTAGACCCTGCTAAGCCTATTTCAGACGATGATTTAGATGCGATTGGTATGTCAAATACAGATGCTATCATCATCGGTGGCACTGATAACGTAACTGAAGATAACGTCATTCATTTAATGAGTAGAGTACGACGTTATCCATTACCACTTGTTCTTGAAATTTCTAACTTAGAGAGTGTTATGCCAGGTTTTGATTTTTACTTTGTACCTACTGTTTTAAATAGTAACAATGTAAAGTATCATAATGAAATGCTATTAGAAGCTTTAAAGGAATTTGGTCATGTTATTAACTTTGAAGAAGTCGTCTTTGAAGGTTATTTAGTACTAAATGAAAATAGTAAAGTTGCGCAAAAAACAAAAGCAAATACGCAATTAGATATAGATGATGTAGATTCATATGCATTAATGGCCAATGAATTATATCGTTTCCCTATAATGTATCTCGAATATAGTGGTGAATATGGGGATGTAGAGAAAGTGAAGTCAGTAGCAAATACACTAACGACAACACAATTATTTTATGGTGGCGGAATAACATCGTTATCACAAGCAAAAGAAATGGCTGAGTTTGCTGATACAATCGTCGTTGGTGATATTGTATATCAAGATATAAAGAAAGCATTAAAAACAGTTAAGATAAAGGAGTCTAGTAAATGA
- the pcrA gene encoding DNA helicase PcrA, with the protein MNSLVKNMNAEQSEAVRTTEGPLLIMAGAGSGKTRVLTHRIAYLLDEKDVSPYNILAITFTNKAAKEMKARVEQLVGEEAQVIWMSTFHSMCVRILRRDADRIGIERNFTIIDPTDQKSVIKDVLKNENIDSKRFEPRMFIGAISNLKNELKTPEDAQKEANDYHSQMVATVYKGYQRQLSRNEALDFDDLIMTTINLFERVPEALEYYQNKFQYIHVDEYQDTNKAQYTLIKLLANKFKNLCVVGDSDQSIYGWRGADIQNILSFEEDYPDAKTIFLEQNYRSTKTILNAANEVIKNNTERKPKGLWTANTGGDKINYYEATTERDEAEYVVREIMKHQRNGKKYSDMAILYRTNAQSRVLEETFMKSNIPYTMVGGQKFYDRKEIKDLLSYLRVIANSNDDISLQRIINVPKRGVGPSSVEKIQTYAVQNNISMFDALGEVDFIGLSKKVTQECIAFYEMIQNLIKEQEFLEISEIVEEVLVKSGYRDMLDREQTLESRSRLENLDEFMSVPKDYEENTPLEEQSLINFLTDLSLVADIDEADTESGVTLMTMHSAKGLEFPIVFIMGMEESLFPHIRAIKSDDDHEMEEERRICYVAITRAEETLYITNATTRMLFGRSQSNMPSRFLKEIPEDLMESHSGSKRQTIQPKAKPTQKRGFSKRTTSSKKQVTSSDWKVGDKVTHKAWGEGMVSNVNEKNGSVELDIIFKSEGPKRLLAQFAPIEKKED; encoded by the coding sequence ATGAATTCATTAGTAAAGAATATGAATGCAGAGCAAAGTGAAGCTGTCAGAACTACAGAAGGGCCACTATTGATTATGGCAGGTGCAGGATCTGGTAAAACACGTGTGTTAACACATAGAATCGCTTATTTATTAGACGAGAAAGATGTATCACCTTACAATATTTTAGCCATAACGTTTACAAATAAGGCTGCTAAAGAAATGAAAGCTAGAGTAGAACAATTAGTAGGCGAAGAAGCACAAGTAATATGGATGTCTACATTCCACTCTATGTGCGTTCGTATATTACGTCGAGATGCAGATCGTATCGGCATAGAACGTAATTTCACGATTATTGATCCAACTGACCAAAAATCAGTGATCAAAGATGTTTTAAAGAATGAAAATATCGATAGTAAACGTTTTGAACCACGTATGTTTATTGGTGCCATTAGCAATTTAAAAAATGAATTAAAAACGCCAGAAGATGCTCAAAAAGAAGCTAATGATTATCATTCACAAATGGTTGCTACTGTGTATAAAGGCTATCAGCGTCAACTTTCAAGAAATGAAGCGTTGGACTTTGATGATTTAATTATGACAACGATTAATTTATTTGAAAGAGTACCAGAAGCTTTAGAATATTATCAAAACAAATTCCAATATATTCATGTTGATGAATATCAAGATACGAACAAAGCACAATATACGCTAATTAAATTACTAGCGAACAAGTTTAAAAATTTATGTGTTGTAGGTGATTCAGACCAATCTATCTATGGCTGGCGTGGTGCTGATATTCAAAATATCTTGTCATTCGAAGAAGATTATCCAGACGCCAAAACAATCTTCCTAGAACAAAACTATCGTTCAACAAAAACAATCTTAAATGCTGCTAATGAAGTCATTAAAAACAATACTGAAAGAAAGCCTAAAGGGTTATGGACTGCTAATACAGGCGGAGATAAAATTAATTATTATGAAGCAACAACTGAACGTGATGAAGCAGAATATGTTGTTCGTGAAATTATGAAGCATCAACGTAATGGTAAAAAATATAGTGATATGGCTATTTTATATAGAACCAATGCACAATCGCGTGTACTTGAAGAAACATTTATGAAATCAAACATTCCTTACACAATGGTTGGCGGACAAAAATTCTATGATCGTAAAGAAATTAAAGATTTATTAAGTTATTTAAGAGTGATTGCCAATAGTAATGATGATATTAGTTTACAACGTATTATTAATGTACCTAAACGAGGTGTAGGACCGTCATCAGTTGAAAAAATTCAAACTTATGCAGTTCAAAATAATATCAGTATGTTTGACGCATTAGGTGAAGTTGATTTTATTGGATTATCTAAAAAAGTAACTCAAGAATGTATCGCTTTTTACGAAATGATTCAAAATCTTATTAAAGAGCAAGAGTTTCTTGAAATTAGCGAAATCGTAGAAGAAGTACTAGTCAAATCTGGTTACAGAGATATGCTTGATAGAGAACAAACACTTGAATCACGTAGTCGTTTAGAAAACTTGGACGAATTTATGTCGGTTCCCAAAGACTATGAAGAAAACACGCCATTAGAAGAGCAATCATTAATCAACTTTTTAACGGATTTATCACTTGTAGCTGATATTGATGAAGCGGATACAGAATCGGGTGTTACATTAATGACGATGCACTCTGCCAAGGGTTTAGAATTTCCAATTGTGTTTATCATGGGTATGGAAGAGTCGCTATTCCCGCATATAAGAGCAATTAAAAGTGATGATGACCACGAAATGGAAGAAGAACGACGTATCTGTTACGTAGCAATTACACGAGCAGAGGAAACGTTATATATTACGAATGCAACAACTCGAATGTTATTTGGTCGTTCTCAATCAAATATGCCATCACGTTTCTTAAAAGAAATACCTGAAGATTTAATGGAGAGTCATTCTGGTAGTAAACGACAAACGATTCAACCTAAAGCAAAACCAACTCAAAAACGTGGATTTAGTAAACGTACAACGTCATCTAAGAAACAAGTCACATCTTCAGATTGGAAGGTAGGAGACAAAGTGACTCATAAAGCATGGGGAGAAGGAATGGTTAGTAACGTTAACGAAAAGAATGGTTCTGTCGAATTAGATATTATTTTTAAATCAGAAGGACCTAAACGATTACTTGCACAATTTGCACCAATTGAGAAAAAGGAGGACTAG
- the ligA gene encoding NAD-dependent DNA ligase LigA, whose product MSQLQNRVDELHDLLNQYSYEYYVQDNPSVPDSEYDKLLHELIHIEEEHPEFKTPDSPTVRVGGEAQSSFEKVNHDTPMLSLGNAFNEEDLRKFDQRIRENIGKVEYMCELKIDGLAVSLKYENGRFVQGLTRGDGTTGEDITENLRTIHAIPLKIKEPLNFEVRGEAYMPRKSFMNLNEEKEKNGEQPFANPRNAAAGSLRQLDSKLAAKRKLSVFLYSINDFTDFEATTQSGALDELDQLGFKTNHERERVSDIDGVLKYIEKWTAERETLPYDIDGIVIKVNDLEQQDEMGFTQKSPRWAIAYKFPAEEVVTELLDIELSIGRTGVVTPTAILEPVRVAGTTVSRASLHNEDLIHERDIRIGDSVVVKKAGDIIPEVVKSIIDRRPEDAETYHMPTHCPSCGHELVRIEGEVALRCINPKCQAQLIEGLIHFVSRQAMNIDGLGTKIIQQLYENDLIKDVADIFYLEEEDLLPLERMGSKKVENLLEAIKQAKSQSLEHLLFGLGIRHLGVKASRVLAEKYETMDRLLTVTEEELIAIHDIGGKLAQSVVTYLENDDIRALIQKLKDKDVNMTYKGVKTTEIEGHPDFSGKTIVLTGKLEQMTRNEASQWLQMQGAKVTNSVTKSTDILIAGADAGSKLTKAEKFGTEIWTEEEFATKQNEINNE is encoded by the coding sequence ATGAGTCAATTACAAAATCGTGTAGATGAATTACATGATTTATTAAACCAATATAGTTATGAATACTATGTTCAAGATAACCCATCAGTGCCAGATAGTGAATACGATAAATTATTACACGAACTCATTCATATTGAAGAAGAACATCCTGAATTTAAGACACCAGATTCACCTACAGTGCGAGTAGGTGGCGAAGCACAATCATCCTTTGAAAAAGTGAATCATGATACGCCTATGCTTAGTTTAGGTAATGCTTTCAATGAGGAAGATTTAAGAAAGTTTGATCAACGTATACGAGAAAATATTGGCAAAGTAGAATATATGTGTGAACTTAAAATAGATGGTTTAGCGGTCTCTTTAAAATATGAAAACGGCCGTTTCGTACAAGGATTAACTCGTGGTGATGGTACAACGGGTGAAGATATAACTGAAAATTTAAGAACGATTCATGCCATTCCATTAAAAATTAAAGAACCACTTAATTTTGAAGTTCGTGGAGAAGCATATATGCCAAGAAAATCATTTATGAATTTAAATGAAGAAAAAGAAAAGAATGGCGAGCAACCTTTTGCAAATCCTCGTAATGCAGCAGCAGGGTCGTTACGCCAACTAGATTCTAAGCTAGCTGCTAAAAGAAAGTTAAGTGTATTCTTATATAGTATTAACGATTTTACTGACTTTGAAGCGACTACTCAAAGTGGTGCATTAGATGAATTAGATCAATTAGGATTTAAGACAAATCATGAACGTGAGAGAGTATCTGATATAGACGGCGTGCTTAAATATATTGAAAAATGGACAGCTGAAAGAGAAACCTTACCTTATGATATAGATGGCATCGTTATCAAAGTCAATGATTTGGAACAACAAGATGAAATGGGATTCACCCAAAAATCACCTCGATGGGCTATTGCTTATAAGTTTCCTGCTGAAGAAGTTGTTACAGAGTTATTAGACATTGAATTAAGTATAGGACGTACAGGTGTTGTTACACCTACGGCAATCCTCGAACCAGTGAGAGTGGCAGGTACGACTGTATCAAGGGCTTCATTACATAATGAGGATTTAATACATGAAAGAGATATCAGAATTGGTGATAGTGTTGTTGTCAAAAAGGCAGGCGATATTATCCCAGAAGTTGTGAAAAGTATTATTGACCGTCGACCTGAAGATGCTGAAACGTATCATATGCCGACGCATTGTCCAAGTTGTGGTCATGAGTTAGTAAGAATAGAAGGCGAAGTGGCTTTACGATGTATTAATCCTAAATGCCAAGCGCAGTTGATCGAAGGTCTTATTCACTTTGTTTCACGTCAGGCTATGAATATTGATGGTTTAGGTACTAAAATTATTCAACAGTTATATGAAAATGATTTGATTAAAGATGTTGCCGATATCTTTTATTTGGAAGAAGAAGATTTATTACCTCTTGAACGTATGGGAAGTAAAAAAGTTGAAAATTTATTAGAAGCTATAAAACAAGCTAAATCACAGTCGTTAGAACATTTATTGTTTGGTTTAGGCATTCGTCATTTAGGTGTAAAAGCAAGTCGTGTTCTAGCTGAAAAGTACGAAACTATGGATCGTCTTTTGACAGTAACTGAAGAGGAATTGATTGCCATTCATGATATTGGTGGTAAATTAGCACAATCAGTAGTCACTTATTTAGAAAATGATGACATTCGTGCATTAATTCAAAAATTAAAAGATAAAGATGTTAATATGACATATAAAGGTGTTAAAACTACTGAAATTGAAGGACATCCTGATTTTAGTGGTAAGACAATTGTATTAACTGGTAAATTAGAACAAATGACACGTAATGAGGCTTCGCAGTGGTTGCAAATGCAAGGTGCGAAAGTGACGAACAGTGTCACTAAGAGTACAGATATACTCATTGCTGGAGCTGATGCAGGTTCTAAATTAACTAAAGCAGAAAAGTTTGGAACGGAAATATGGACTGAAGAAGAATTTGCAACAAAACAAAATGAAATAAACAATGAGTGA
- a CDS encoding CamS family sex pheromone protein yields the protein MKRTIILLISTIFILTACSNDKDKSSDQEADHTKGSHSSQVKQVATDKNVQGDNYRTILPFKESQSRGLLQDNMANSYNSEGFESGLLELSKEVFPTNKYLYQDGQFLDKKTINAYLDPKYTKKEIEKMSDKEKKDKKANENLGLNPSHQGETNPTKIAEKSPAYLSNILEQDFYGNSDTKGKNIKGMTIGLAMNSEYYYQKEKDGETYSKKLDDKEIEKQGKAMASEILSRLRENSDLKDIPIHFAIYKQSSQESITPGEFMAGATADDGQTKINDWKTINETTALLPSSTAGKYDESLNNNFKQFNDNLQSYFSNFTQAVGKVKFVDKKAKQLTVDLPIDYYGQAETIGITQYVTEQANKYFDDIDEYEIRIKDGNNPRALISKNKDDKEPQVHIYHN from the coding sequence ATGAAGCGAACAATAATTTTACTTATCTCGACAATTTTTATTTTAACCGCATGCAGTAACGATAAAGATAAATCATCTGACCAAGAAGCAGATCATACTAAAGGAAGTCATTCATCTCAGGTCAAACAAGTGGCTACAGATAAAAACGTACAAGGCGATAATTATCGTACGATTTTACCATTTAAAGAAAGTCAATCACGTGGGTTATTACAAGATAATATGGCAAATAGCTATAACAGCGAAGGCTTTGAGAGTGGTCTGTTAGAACTAAGTAAAGAAGTTTTTCCTACAAACAAATACTTATATCAAGATGGGCAATTTTTAGATAAAAAGACAATCAATGCTTATCTTGATCCCAAATATACTAAAAAAGAAATAGAAAAAATGAGTGATAAAGAGAAGAAAGATAAAAAAGCTAATGAAAATTTAGGCCTTAATCCTTCTCATCAAGGAGAAACAAATCCAACTAAAATAGCTGAAAAATCGCCAGCCTATTTATCTAATATTTTAGAACAGGATTTCTATGGTAATAGTGATACTAAAGGTAAAAATATTAAGGGTATGACCATTGGTTTAGCTATGAATAGTGAATATTATTATCAGAAAGAGAAAGATGGCGAAACGTATAGCAAGAAGTTAGATGACAAAGAAATAGAGAAGCAAGGTAAAGCAATGGCGAGTGAAATATTATCTAGATTAAGAGAAAATAGTGACTTAAAAGATATTCCAATTCACTTTGCTATATATAAACAAAGTAGCCAAGAGTCTATTACGCCGGGTGAATTTATGGCAGGCGCAACTGCTGATGATGGTCAAACGAAAATCAATGATTGGAAAACAATTAATGAGACAACTGCTTTATTACCTTCATCTACAGCAGGTAAATATGATGAATCATTAAATAATAACTTTAAACAATTTAATGATAACCTACAATCTTATTTCTCTAACTTTACTCAAGCAGTAGGTAAAGTGAAATTTGTAGATAAAAAAGCAAAACAGTTAACAGTGGATTTACCAATTGACTATTATGGTCAGGCTGAAACGATTGGAATCACACAATATGTGACAGAACAAGCTAATAAATACTTTGATGATATAGATGAGTATGAAATTAGAATTAAAGATGGTAACAATCCAAGAGCACTAATTAGTAAAAATAAAGATGATAAAGAACCACAGGTTCACATTTATCATAATTAA
- the putP gene encoding sodium/proline symporter PutP: MLYLGTALNQQVDANWQTYIMIAIYFIILLIIGFYGYKQATGNLSEFMLGGRNIGPYITALSAGASDMSGWMIMGLPGSVYSTGLSAIWITIGLTLGAYINYWVVAPRLRVYTEIAGDAITLPDFFKNRLNDQQNIIKIISGLIIVIFFTLYTHSGFVSGGKLFESAFGLNYHFGLILVAVIVIFYTFFGGYLAVSITDFFQGVIMLIAMVMVPIVAMMQLNGFDTFSKVAAMKPTNMDLFRGTTLIGIISLFSWGLGYFGQPHIIVRFMSIKCHKLLPKARRLGISWMTIGLLGAVCVGLTGIAFISERHIKMEDPETLFIIMSQILFHPLVGGFLLAAILAAIMSTISSQLLVTSSSLTEDFYKLISGEEKAATHQKEFVMVGRLSVLVVAIVAIAIAWHPNDTILNLVGNAWAGFGASFSPLVLFSLYWKGLTRAGAISGMISGALVVIIWIAWIKPLASINELFGMYEIIPGFLVSIIVTYIVSKLTASPGEFVNQDLAKVKQIVKEK, from the coding sequence ATGCTATATTTGGGGACTGCACTAAATCAACAAGTTGATGCAAATTGGCAAACTTACATCATGATCGCCATTTACTTTATTATTCTGCTTATTATAGGTTTTTATGGCTATAAACAAGCAACTGGTAATTTAAGTGAATTCATGTTGGGTGGTCGTAATATAGGTCCTTACATAACTGCACTATCCGCAGGAGCTTCGGATATGAGTGGTTGGATGATCATGGGATTACCAGGTTCTGTTTATAGTACTGGTTTGTCAGCCATTTGGATAACAATCGGTCTAACACTGGGTGCTTATATTAATTACTGGGTTGTAGCGCCTAGGCTAAGAGTTTATACAGAAATTGCAGGAGATGCCATTACACTCCCTGATTTCTTTAAGAACAGATTAAATGACCAACAAAATATTATTAAAATTATTTCAGGATTAATTATCGTTATATTCTTCACTTTATACACACATTCTGGTTTTGTTTCAGGCGGTAAATTATTCGAAAGTGCCTTTGGATTAAATTATCATTTTGGATTAATTCTCGTCGCTGTTATTGTTATCTTTTATACATTTTTCGGTGGTTATTTAGCTGTATCTATTACAGACTTTTTCCAAGGTGTTATTATGTTAATCGCTATGGTCATGGTACCTATTGTAGCAATGATGCAGTTAAATGGATTTGATACTTTTAGTAAAGTAGCAGCAATGAAACCAACAAATATGGATTTATTTAGAGGCACGACATTAATTGGTATTATTTCTCTATTTTCATGGGGATTAGGATATTTCGGTCAACCTCATATTATTGTTAGATTTATGTCTATTAAATGTCATAAATTATTACCAAAAGCGAGACGCTTAGGAATCAGTTGGATGACGATAGGCTTACTTGGTGCGGTTTGCGTAGGATTAACAGGTATTGCCTTTATCTCTGAACGTCATATTAAAATGGAAGACCCAGAAACATTATTTATTATTATGAGCCAAATACTATTCCACCCACTAGTTGGCGGATTTTTACTTGCAGCGATCCTTGCTGCTATTATGAGCACTATTTCATCTCAACTTTTGGTTACTTCAAGCTCATTAACTGAAGATTTTTATAAATTGATTAGTGGGGAAGAAAAAGCAGCAACACATCAAAAAGAATTTGTAATGGTAGGACGATTATCTGTATTAGTTGTAGCTATCGTAGCCATCGCTATTGCTTGGCATCCAAATGATACAATTCTCAATTTAGTTGGTAATGCTTGGGCAGGTTTTGGTGCATCTTTTAGTCCATTAGTATTGTTCTCATTATATTGGAAAGGTTTGACGAGAGCTGGTGCTATTAGCGGTATGATTAGTGGTGCTTTAGTTGTGATTATATGGATAGCATGGATTAAACCATTAGCTTCTATAAATGAATTATTTGGTATGTATGAAATTATTCCAGGTTTTCTTGTAAGTATTATTGTGACATATATTGTAAGTAAATTAACGGCTTCACCTGGAGAATTTGTAAATCAAGACTTAGCTAAAGTAAAACAAATTGTTAAAGAAAAATAA
- the gatC gene encoding Asp-tRNA(Asn)/Glu-tRNA(Gln) amidotransferase subunit GatC, whose amino-acid sequence MTKVTREEVEHIANLARLQISPEETDEMANTLESILDFAKQNDSADTEGVEPTYHVLDLQNVLREDKAIEGIPQELALKNAKETENGQFKVPAIMNEEDA is encoded by the coding sequence ATGACTAAAGTAACACGCGAAGAAGTTGAACATATAGCTAATTTAGCCAGACTTCAAATTTCTCCTGAAGAAACGGATGAAATGGCCAATACATTAGAGAGTATTTTAGATTTTGCTAAACAAAATGATAGTGCAGACACTGAAGGTGTTGAACCAACATACCACGTATTAGATTTACAAAATGTATTACGTGAAGATAAAGCTATCGAGGGCATTCCTCAAGAATTAGCATTAAAAAATGCAAAAGAAACTGAAAATGGACAATTTAAAGTTCCAGCCATCATGAATGAGGAGGACGCTTAA